AGGCGCCGGCGGTGCAGTTCTCGATGCCGAGGGGGCGCGGACCGCCGTACGCCTGGGCCGGTACGGCCGACAGGACGGACAGGCCGGTGCTCAGCGTCACCGCCGCCAGGACGGCACGGTTGAAACGTCTCATTCGTCGGCTCCTCCACAGGACGACAAGGCCTGGCGCTGGACCGTACCCCCTCGGGGCAAGCGCTTTCTAGACCCTGGACTCATTTCACAAGATTGCCAATCTCCCAACACCGAAAGCCCTTTCGCGAAATCGATTCAACTGTCACCCTCGCTCTCACCCGCACCACCCCCACACCTCTCGACCTCTCGAAGGAGGCACGCCCATGTCCGGATCCTCGAACAGACCGGTCCGACGCCGTACCTTCGTGCTCGGCACCGCGGCCGCGGCAGGCACGGCCGCACTGAGCGGCACCGCTTCCGCCGCGGCCTTCGGCTGGAGCGACGACGGCTCGAACTACGTCGTCGACACCGGCGCCAACCTCGTCTTCAAGGTCAGCAAGACCAACGGCGACCTGACCTCGCTGGTCTACCGCGGCACGGAGTACCAGGGCTACGGCGGCATGAACTCGCACATCGAGTCCGGCCTCGGCAGCTCCACCGTGTCGATCAGGCAGTCGGGTTCGACGATCCTGATCTCGGTCGCGTACGGCACGCTGCGGCACTACTACGCGGCCCGCAGCGGCGAGAACAACGTCTACGTGTGGACCAACAAGGCCGACACGTCGGTCTCCGCGACCCGCTTCATCCTGCGCACCCGGCCGGGCCTGTTCCGCAACGACGAGCCCGACTCCTACACCTACGCGCCCACGACCATCGAGGCCTCCGACGTGTTCCGGAAGTCCGACGGCCAGACCCGCTCGAAGCACTACTCGAAGCTGCGCGTCATGGACTACAACTACGTCGGCTGGTCCAGCGGCGGCGTCGGCCTGTGGATCGTGCGCAGCAACCACGAGAAGGCGTCCGGCGGCCCCTTCTACCGCTCTCTCCTCCGTCACCAGAGCGCGGACGGCGGCGGCCTGTACGAGATCCTGTACTACGGCCAGAACCAGACCGAGGCCCAGCGCTTCGGCCTCCAGGGCCCGTACGTCATCGCCCTCACGGACGGCGGGGCGCCCTCCTCGTCGCTGTTCCCGGGCACGCTCACCACGTCGTGGGCGGACTCGCTCGGCATGTCCGGGTACGTCGGCACGAGCGGGCGCGGCCGGGTGGCCGGGGTCGGGATATCCGGGCGGAACACGGCGCACGCGTACACGGTCGGGCTCGCCAACTCGGCGGCGCAGTACTGGGGTTCGGCGCGTTCGTCGGACGGCTACTTCTCGATCGGGGGTGTGCTGCCGGGGACGTACACCCTCACGGTCTTCAAGGGTGAACTCGCCGTCTACACGACCTCGGTGTCGGTCACGGCCGGCGGCACGACCACCCTCAACACGATCGCGATCCCGTCCTCGAACGACCCGAGCAACGCCACCGCGATCTGGCGGATCGGCGACTGGAACGGCACGCCGAGCGGCTTCAAGAACGCCGACCTGATGACGTACGCGCACCCGTCCGACGTCCGGGCCGCCTCCTGGACCGGCAACGTCGTCATCGGCAACAACGAGACGGCGTCCTTCCCCTGCTACCTCTGGAAGGACGTCAACAGCGGGATACTCGTGTACTTCCGACTGACGGCGGCCCAGGCGGCGGCCGCGCACACGCTGCGGATCGGGGTGACGACGGCGTACGCCAACGGCCGGCCCCAGGTGTCGGTCAACGGCGCCTGGACGTCCGCCATCCCCTCCCCGCCCACCCAGCCGAACACCCGGTCGCTGACCAATGGTTCGTACCGGGGCAACAACAACACGTTCACGTACAGCGTGCCGGCGTCCGCCTGGCAGACGGACACCAGCCAGTACAACGTGCTGAAGATCGACGTGGTGAGCGGTTCGGGGACGACGGGCTATCTCAGCGCGGGCACGGCGATCGACGCGATCGACCTGCTCGCCTGACGGCACATCATGTCCCGCGCGTCCACTGCTGGTTCGTGCCGCCGTTGCACGTGTACGTGATGACGGCGGCGGAGTTGGCGGTGGACGCGCCGTTCACGTCCAGGCACTCGCCGCTCGCCCGGGACTTGATGTTCACGTAGGAGCCGGTGGTGGTGAGCGACCACTGCTGACTGGTCGAGGAGGCGTTGCAGTTCTCCTGGGTGACCGTGTTCGCGTTCTCCTGGACGCACAGGGAGCTGTTCCTGACCATCAGCTGGTAGTAGCCGCTGCCCACCGACTTGAACCAGTACTTCTGGTTGTTGCCGCCGTTGCAGTCGTACTGCTTGAGCTGGGCGCCCTGCCACAGCGACTGGCTGGTGACGTCGGCGCACTTGGACGAGTGCCGGGCGATCAGCGTGTTGTACGTGGCGCTTGTGCCGCTGATCGAGCCGGTGGCCGTGTCGATGGTGACCTCCGGGGACCAGGACATGGACATCGAGGTCGAGGAGGGGAAGGTCAGCGGCAGCCAGACGTAGCGGGAGTCGTTGACGGTGCCGCCGAAGGAGTTGCCCCAGCGGTCGCCCATGTAGAGGTACGAGGTGGTCGATGTGCCCTGGACGGGAAGGACGTACGCGGTCTGCGAGCCGTAGGTCGTGGAGTCGCCGATGTTCGTCATGGCCGTCCAGGGGCCCGCGATGTTGGTGGCCGTGGCGTACTGCTGCTGATTGGGGTTCCAGCCGGTGGCGCCGGACGTCAGCATGAAGTAGACGCCGCCCCGCTTGAAGAGAGCCGGGGCCTCGCGGTGGCCGCCGTGCCAGGGGTCGGCGACCAGGGCGGCGATGCCCGTGTAGTCGCTGGTCAGGCGGTAGATGTGCAGGTCGTAGTTCTCGCGGGCGGCGGAGGCCATGTAGCCGGTGCCGTCGGTGTCGACGAAGACCGTGATGTCGCGGGACATGTGCTGGCCGAGCGGGCGGAAGCTGCCCTGCCAGGTGTAGTTGCCGTCCACGGTGTCGGAGACGGCGACGGCGGCTCGGGCCTCGCTGTAGTCGGTGCCGTTCTCCTTGTGCATCCACATGACGAACTTGCCGGTGGAGGCGTTGTACATGACCTTCGGGCGCTCGATGTTGGCGGTGGCCAGCTCCGCGGCGCTCGACTGGGTCAGGACGTGGTTCCTGAACTCCCAGTTCTTCAGGTCGGTGGAGCGGTAGGCGTCCACGTACCGGAAGGTGTTGTCGGCGTTGCGGTGCTCGCCGAACCAGTAGTAGTAGGTGCCGACCTTGATGACCCCGCCGCCGTGCGCGTGCACGGGGTTGCCCGAGGGGTCGGTGAACTGGGTGCCGTTGGTGATGGTCTGGGGTGCCGCCTGGGCCGGTCCCGCGGTGGCCAGGGCGGCGGCCAGGGCCAGACAGAGGGCGAGCAGAACCGCGTACGCACGTCTCATCTCACGCACTCTCCTTCGCGGTCTCGGCACCCGGCTCGGCGGTCGTGCCCGTCGCCGTGTCCGCCACGGGTATGCCGAAGTTCGGGGTGCCGTCGGGGTTCCAGCCGAGCTTCTGGATGCGGGTGTGGCGGTTGGGGTCGTTCAGCGGGTCGCCGACGATCTCCTTGTACTGGCGGGCGTGGTAGACGAGGACGTCGGTGCGGCCGTCCTCGGCGACGGTGAAGCAGTTGTGGCCGGGGCCGTACTGCTGGGTGGTGTCGTTGCTGGTGAAGACCGGGGTCGGGGACTTGGACCAGTTCGCCGGGTCCATGAGGTCGCTGTCGGCGTCGGCGGTCAGCATGCCGACGCAGTAGTTGAAGTCGGTGGCGGAGGCCGAGTAGGTGAGGAAGATCCGGCCGTTGCGCTTGAGGACGTACGCGCCCTCGTTGACCTTGAAGCCGATGCACTCCCAGTCGTACTCCGGGGTGGACAGCCGCACTTGGGGCCCGGTCAGGGTCCATGGGTTGGCCATCTCGGACAGGAAGAGACCGGTGTTGTTGTCCATCCCCGGTTCGTGCTGCGCCCAGCAGAGATAGCGGGTGCCGCGGTGGGTGAAGGTGGTGGCGTCGAGGGAGAAGGTCTCCCAGGCGGTCTTGACCTGGCCCCGCTCCACCCAGGTGCCCTTGAAGGGGTTGGGGTGGGAGTTCTCCAGGACCCAGATGCGGATCTTCCACACGTCCTCGGCGGGCGCGGAGGCGAAGTAGATGTACCACTTGCCGCCGATGCGGTGCAGCTCCGGCGCCCAGATGTGGGCACCCATGTCGCCGGTGGCGTGGGCCCGCCAGATGACCGACTCGGCGGCCGTGGTCAGGCCGTTCAGGGTGCGGGAGCGGCGCAGGATGATGCGGTCGTACTCGGGGGCGGTGGCCGTGAAGTAGTAGAAGCCGTCGGTGTGCCGGTGGATGTGCGGGTCGGCGCGCTGCTGGACGAGGGGGTTCACGTAGGGGGCCGCCTTCGGGGATGCGGCAGGGGCTGCGGGGGCAGCGGCGTGGGCGACACCGGGGACGGCAGAGGCGGCGGTCAGGGCGCCGGCGGCTGCGGCGCCCTTCAGC
Above is a window of Streptomyces sp. DT2A-34 DNA encoding:
- a CDS encoding rhamnogalacturonan lyase B N-terminal domain-containing protein, encoding MSGSSNRPVRRRTFVLGTAAAAGTAALSGTASAAAFGWSDDGSNYVVDTGANLVFKVSKTNGDLTSLVYRGTEYQGYGGMNSHIESGLGSSTVSIRQSGSTILISVAYGTLRHYYAARSGENNVYVWTNKADTSVSATRFILRTRPGLFRNDEPDSYTYAPTTIEASDVFRKSDGQTRSKHYSKLRVMDYNYVGWSSGGVGLWIVRSNHEKASGGPFYRSLLRHQSADGGGLYEILYYGQNQTEAQRFGLQGPYVIALTDGGAPSSSLFPGTLTTSWADSLGMSGYVGTSGRGRVAGVGISGRNTAHAYTVGLANSAAQYWGSARSSDGYFSIGGVLPGTYTLTVFKGELAVYTTSVSVTAGGTTTLNTIAIPSSNDPSNATAIWRIGDWNGTPSGFKNADLMTYAHPSDVRAASWTGNVVIGNNETASFPCYLWKDVNSGILVYFRLTAAQAAAAHTLRIGVTTAYANGRPQVSVNGAWTSAIPSPPTQPNTRSLTNGSYRGNNNTFTYSVPASAWQTDTSQYNVLKIDVVSGSGTTGYLSAGTAIDAIDLLA
- a CDS encoding RICIN domain-containing protein yields the protein MRRAYAVLLALCLALAAALATAGPAQAAPQTITNGTQFTDPSGNPVHAHGGGVIKVGTYYYWFGEHRNADNTFRYVDAYRSTDLKNWEFRNHVLTQSSAAELATANIERPKVMYNASTGKFVMWMHKENGTDYSEARAAVAVSDTVDGNYTWQGSFRPLGQHMSRDITVFVDTDGTGYMASAARENYDLHIYRLTSDYTGIAALVADPWHGGHREAPALFKRGGVYFMLTSGATGWNPNQQQYATATNIAGPWTAMTNIGDSTTYGSQTAYVLPVQGTSTTSYLYMGDRWGNSFGGTVNDSRYVWLPLTFPSSTSMSMSWSPEVTIDTATGSISGTSATYNTLIARHSSKCADVTSQSLWQGAQLKQYDCNGGNNQKYWFKSVGSGYYQLMVRNSSLCVQENANTVTQENCNASSTSQQWSLTTTGSYVNIKSRASGECLDVNGASTANSAAVITYTCNGGTNQQWTRGT
- a CDS encoding glycoside hydrolase family 43 protein, which gives rise to MSRADDLPQAPRPSQSPSRRLLLKGAAAAGALTAASAVPGVAHAAAPAAPAASPKAAPYVNPLVQQRADPHIHRHTDGFYYFTATAPEYDRIILRRSRTLNGLTTAAESVIWRAHATGDMGAHIWAPELHRIGGKWYIYFASAPAEDVWKIRIWVLENSHPNPFKGTWVERGQVKTAWETFSLDATTFTHRGTRYLCWAQHEPGMDNNTGLFLSEMANPWTLTGPQVRLSTPEYDWECIGFKVNEGAYVLKRNGRIFLTYSASATDFNYCVGMLTADADSDLMDPANWSKSPTPVFTSNDTTQQYGPGHNCFTVAEDGRTDVLVYHARQYKEIVGDPLNDPNRHTRIQKLGWNPDGTPNFGIPVADTATGTTAEPGAETAKESA